CGGTTCTGCGGCTACAAGCGGGTGGGCTGGTGTCCGGGCGCGCCCAGGGAGCCGAAGGAGGAGTGAGGCCGGCCGACGGGGGGCCACGGCCGCTCGCCGCGGCCGCGCCCTGCGCCACCGGGGGCTCCCACGCCGGTGGTAGCATGGTGAACACGGTCGGAACATCATAGCGACATCATATATTGTGGCGTCAGCTTACATCGCATTCAGCTGGTATGGACGCTAATTATATACATCTATATTTCTAGCGCATAAAGTGTCATACTGTGGTGTGGCGAGGCGCGATGGCTGACGCGGAGACGCCCAGAGGCGGACTCGGCAGGACCGAGCGCGAGGTCCTGGGTCTTCTGGCCGCCCTTGGCCGGCCGACCGTCGGCGCTGCGCACGTGATGGCGGCCCACCCGATGAGCCGGTCGGCGGCGAACCTGCTCCTCTCGCGTCTGGCGCGGAAGGGCTGGCTCCGCCGCGTGCGCCGGGGGGCCTACGGTGTCGTGCCGCTCTCCTCGAGTGCCGCCGAGCCGCCGCTGGAGGACCCCTTCGAGGTGGCGATGCAGCTGTTCGGGCCGTGCTACGTCTCCGGCTGGTCGGCGGCGGAGCACTGGGGCCTCACCGAGCACCACTGCCCGGCGGTGACGGTCTTCAGCGCGAAGCCGCAGCGGCGAGGCATGCTGGAGATCGGCGGCGTGAGCTACCGGGTCCGGCGGGTGCGCCGCGACACGATCTTCGGCACGACGCGGGTGCGGGCCGCGCCGGTGCCCATCGAGATGGCGGACATCCACCGCACCATCATCGACGTGCTCGACGCGCCGGAGATGGGCGGCGGCGGGCCGCACGTGATCGACATCGTCGAGGCCTACCTGGAGCGGGCCGAGGCGGATCCGCAGGTCCTGCTCCAGTACGCGGTCCGCCTCGGACGGGGCACCGTATTCAAGCGCCTGGGCCTGGCGGCGGAGATGGCGGGCCGGGCGGATGAAGGGTGGCTGCTGGTGTGCCGCGACCTCCTGACGGCCGGCGTGTCGCTGTTCGATCCGGCGGGCGAGCTCTCCGGGCCCATCGTGTCGCGGTGGCGGATCCGGCTCAACATTCCGCTCGAGCCCGACGACGAGGGCGGCCCCGCGGCGGACGCCGGCGACGCCGGGACGGACGGCCAACCCCCCGCTTGACAGACGGGTCGCCCGACGACACTGTAGGTGCAATCTCCGACAAGCTTTATCCCGTTGCTCCGTGGCCGCCGGTGCCGTCCCCGGCCCGTGGCGGCCGTCACTCACCAGGAGGCCGAATGCACCGTGTCCTCACCCCGGCCCTCGCCGTCGTCGCACTCGCTGTCGCGACGACGGCCTGGGCCCAGATGGAGCATCCCGCCGGCATGTCGCACCAGCAGGTGGTCGAGGCCGCGATGGCGGGCGGGCCCGCCTCGGTCAGCCGCGACGCGACGATCGGCTGGGTGGATTCCACCGGCACTCTCCACCAGGTGCAGGCGGGCACGAACGGGTTCACCTGCTTCATCGCACGGCCGGACCCGTTCCGGGGAGCGGTGTGCGCCGACCAGAACGCGATGTCGTTCTTCATGGCGATGATGCACGGCCAGCCGGCTCCGCCGGCGATGAGCGCGCCGGGCATCTCGTACATGGCGCAGGGCGGCACGCACTTCGAGGACGCCCAGGGCAACATCCTGATGGAGCACGAGCTGAGCCCGCACGCGGCGGGGTCGCACCGGGTTCAGGAGCCGCCGCACTGGATGATGATGTGGCACTTCGACGCCGCGACGAGCGGACTGCCGACCAAGGAGAACGCGTCGGGCGTGTACATCATGTTCGCCGGCACGCCGTACGCGCACCTGATGATCTATCAGGATCCGAACAAGCTGGGGACGCCCGCCCGGATGTAGTCGCGGGTCCGTGAGCATGGAAGACCGGAGCCCCGTCGCGACGCGCGGCGGGGCTCTTTCCTTCGCCCCAATCCCAAACCCCAAACCCCGTCTCTTACTCCACCTCGGGCGTCCCGTCGAACTCCAGCACCACCACCGAGCACACCGGATCTGGCGCGTTGCGCGGCAGGACGAGGCTCTGCGGCGCGCCCGGTCCGCCGCCCGGGACCGGGATCGGCGTCTTCGCGGGATCGGCGAGCAGGTACGCCGAGCGGATCGGCGTCTTGAGCCCGGGCAGGGGAAACGGCGGGACCTCGGGCCAGTCGGTCACGAACACGAAGATCCGGTTGCCCCTGGTGGTCGAGCGGAACGGCGCCCTGGCGAACAGGGAGGCCGTGGTGCCGTAGATCGCGTCGCCGTTCGCCTTCATCCACCGGCCGATCGCCGCCAGGCGCTCGACGCTCTCGTCGGGGAAGGTGCCGTCGGCCCTCGGCCCGATGTTGAGCAGCAGGTTGCCGCCCTTCGACGCCGTCTCGACCAGCAGGCCGATCAGCGCGGGCACCGACTTGAAGTTGTGGTCGGCCGCGCAGTAGCCCCAGTGGTCGTTCATCGTGATGCACGACTCCCAGTCCACGCCCGGCAGGCCGGTGGCCGGAATCTCCTGCTCCGGCGTGCGGAAGTCGCCCAGCTCCTGCGCGATCGGCGCCTGCGACCACCCCTCCACGCGGTTGTTGACGATCACGCCCGGCTCGAGCCGGCGGCACTCGTCGTAGAGCGCCTTGCCCATCTCGTGCGTCCAGGTCTGCTCCCACTGCCCGTCGAACCACATCACGCCGATCTCGCCGTAGTTCTTCAGGAGCTGCTCGACCGAGCCGTGCAGGTAGCGGACGTAGCGCGAGAACCGCGCCCCGTCCACCGGCCGCGTCGCGGCCTCCCAGTCGCGCCGCGGCAGCCAGTCCGGATGGTGCCAGTCCATGATGGAGTGGTACCAGCACTGGTGCAGGCCGGCGCGGCGGCTGGCGTCGGCCATCAGCGCCATGATGTCGTGCCGGTAGGGCGTCGAGCGGATGCAGAAGTCGGTGAGCCGGTTGTCGAACAGGCAGAAGCCGTCGTGGTGCTTGCTCGTGATGGTCACGTACTTCATGCCCGCGTCCTTCGCCATCCCGACCCACGCGTCGGCGTCGAACTTCACCGGGTTGAAGCGGCCGACCAGCCGGTCGTAGGTGGCCAGCGGGATGTGCGCGGAGTTGCGGATCCACTCCGCGTAGTCGGTGCGGCCCATCCACTCGCCGGCCAGGATCGAATACAGCCCCCAGTGGAGGAACATCCCGAACCGGGCCTCGCGCCACCACGCCATCCGCCGGTCGTCGGCGGTCGGGAGGAGGCGGGTGAGGGCGCCGGGCCGCCCGAGGGGGCCGCCACCATATGGAAGGAAGGAGGGCAGGGGGAGGGCGGCCGCACCGAGCGCCGCGGCACCGCCCCGCACGAAGCTTCGCCGCGTGATGTCCATCCGGCCATTAGACCACGTTCGGCCCGGACCCGCAAGCGCGCCCGGCCCCAGCGCCCCGGCCCCGCCCCCTGGACCCCGGCCCCGGGCCCCGCCAGCTTTCCGCGTCCCCAACCACGAGATCGCACCGATGCGCCTCGCCGTCGCGCAGCTCGCCGCCGCGCCGCTCGTCGTCGTTCTGCTGGCCGCCGTCGCGCCGCCCGCCGCGCGCGCCCAGGGACGGTTTCCCCCCGACTCGCTGGTGAACCTCAAGTACTTCCCCAGGACCATCGCGGTGCGGGACCTGATCGACAGCATGCGCTTCTTCACCTTCGCGCTCGGCGTGCGGTGCCAGTTCTGCCACGTGGGTCGCGAAGGCATGCCGCTCGACTCGTTCAACTTCCGCTCCGACAGCCTGCGCACCAAGCGCGCCGCGCGGGTGATGCTCGACATGGTGCGCCACGTCAACGACGAGCACCTCGCGGACGTGCCCGAGCGGCCCGAGCCGCACGTGGTGGTGACGTGCGTGACCTGCCACCGCGGGGTCAGCCGGCCCTTCGATCTGGGGACCGTCCTGATCCAGGCCGCGCGCGCGGCGGGCGTGGACTCGGCCATCCGGGCCTATCGCGCGCTGCGGGAGCGGTACTACGGCCGCGCCGCGTACGACTTCGGTGAAGCCAGCCTGAGCGCGGTGGCGGAAGGCCTCGTGGCCGACCGCCGGTTCGACGACGCCGTGGCCGTGCTGCGGCTCAACGCGCAGTACTTCCCCAGCTCGCCGCAGATTCCGACCCGGCTGGGCGAGGCGTTCCTGGCCAAGGGCGACACGGCCGACGCCATCGCGAGCTACCGCCAGGCGCTCCAGGCGGACCCCCGGAACCCGTTGGCGCACCGTCGCTTGACCCAGCTGGGGGTCGCGCCGAACTAGGGAGAACTCCTCCGCCGGCCCGCGGCCCTCGGCTTGCGCCGCCCGAACCCCCCGTCAATCTTGCGTGTCGGGGAGGCCATGATCGTTCTGAGTCGGCGGACCCGCGAAGCGGCGACCTACGTGGCGCTGACGGCCCTCTACTTCGTGGCGGGCCGGCTGGGGCTGCTGCTGGCGTTCGGCCATCCCGGCGCCACCACGGTGTGGCCTCCCGCGGGCCTCGCGCTCGCGGCCTTCCTGCTCCTGGGCAACCGGGTCTGGCCGGCCATCTACGTCGGCGCGTTCCTCGTGAGCCTCACCCACGGGGGCGGGTTCATCCCCTCGCTGTTCATCGCCACCGGCAACACCTGGGAAGGGCTGATCGGCGCGTACCTGCTGCAGCGGTTCGCCAACGGCCGCCAGGCGTTCGACCGCTCGCGCGACGTGCTGCGCTACACCTTCCTCGTCGCCCTCGGCAGCACGCTGATCGGCGCCACCTTCACCGCCACGAGCCTCACCCTGGCGGGGGCCGCGCGGTGGTCGAGCTACTACGCCACCTGGCTCACCTGGTGGCTGGGCGACGCGAGCGGCGACTTCGTGGTGGCGCCGCTGATCCTGCTGTGGGCCCGCGACTACGGCATCCGCTGGGACACGCGCCGCGTGATCGAGGCCGGGATGCTGGGCGCGTTCTCGGTGCTGGTCGCGCTGGTCGTGTTCGGGCGCCTGTTCCCGACCTACGAGGTGGACTACCCGCTCTCGTTCCTCCCGATGCCGGTGTTCATCTGGGCGGCGTTCCGCTTCGACCGGCGGGGTGCGGCGGTCAGCGTGGCCATCGTGTACGTGGTCGCCGTCATCGGCACGCTGCGGGGCTACGGGCCGTTCGCCCCGTTCCCCTGGAACCACTCGCTGGTCTACCTGCAGGTGTTCACCTGCGTCTCCTCGGTCACCGCGCTGATGCTGGCCGCGGTGGTGCTGGAGCGGCGCCAGGTCGAGGACCAGCTGCGGGTCCTGGCGGTGAGCGATCCGCTGACCGGGCTGTCGAACTACGGCCACCTGGTGGACGTGCTCGAGGGCGAGGTCCAGCGGTCGCTGCGCACCGAGCGGCAGTTCACGGTCCTGTTCCTCGACATGGACCACCTGAAGATGATCAACGACCGCTACGGCCACCTGGTCGGCAGCCGGGCGCTGTGCCGCATCGCCGAGGTGCTGCGGACGGCCTGCCGCTCGATCGACACCGCGGCGCGCTACGGCGGCGACGAATTCGCCCTGGTGCTCCCCGAGTCGGACGAGGCGGCCGGCCAGCTGGTCGCCGCCCGCGTCGCCGAGCTGCTCGCGGCCGACACGCGGCAGCCCCCGGTGAGCGTGAGCACCGGCATCGCCGCGTATCCCAAGGACGGCACCAGCGCCGAGGCGCTGGTGGCCGCCGCCGACCGGATGCTGTACGCCGCGAAGCACCGCGCCCGTCACCAGGAGCGGTCACTGTCCCGCTGAAGGGACGGCCCCGCCGCGGGGCCGTCCATCCCGGGTCCGCCGTCCCCCGCGGCGCCGCCCCCTCCGCCGTCTCCCGCGCGCCGCCGCCGCCGCCGTCTCCCGCGCGCCGCCGCCGCCGCCGTCTCCCGCGGCGCCACCCCCTCCGCCGTCCCCCGCGCGCCGCCGCCGCCGTGTTGAAACCGTCCAACCATTCCGCTCCGTACGGTGTCCTACGTGTGTAGTCGCCGGGGCGCGCGCGCCAGCCGCTTGACAGTCCGGCCGCGTTGCTGAATATTCAGCATACTGCTAAAATTTCAGCATACGAGGACACCACGATGCTCGGCGTCGCCGCGCTGTTGACTCTCGGGCTGAGCCTGCAGGGACCGGAGAAGACGACGGGCCGGGTGGATCCCCCGGCGGCGCCGCCGGCGGCGGTCGTGACCGCGACCTCGGCGATGGCGGTGCGCGCCGCGCGGGCGCCGGTGATCGACGGCCGGGACGACGACCCGGTGTGGGCGACGGCGCCGGTCATCTCGGCCTTCACCGACTGGCAGCCCACGGAGGGGAAGACGCCGCGCTTCCGCACCGAGGCGAAGGTGGCCTACGACGCGGCCAACCTGTACGTGTTCGTGCGCTGCTTCGACCCGCACCCCGACAGCATCATCCGCATCCTGGAGCGGCGCGACACCTTCACGCCCAGCGACATGGTGTGGCTGTTCATCGATTCCTACCACGACCGGCGCACCGGCTACGAGTTCGGCGTGAACGCGGCGGGGGTGAAGATCGACCAGGCCATCTCCGACGGGAACAACGAGGACGGCGCGTGGGACGGGGTGTGGGACGTGGCGACCCGGATCGACTCGCTGGGCTGGACGGCGGAGTACCGGATCCCGCTCTCGCAGCTGCGGTTCGGCACGTCGCGCGAACACACGTTCGGCTTCACCATCGACCGCGACATCTACCGCTACAACGAGCGACTGAGCTGGCCGCCGTTCAGCCAGGCCAAGCCGGACATGGTGTCCCAATTCGGCGCGCTGACGGGGCTGGACGACCTGCAGGCGCCGCGCCGGCTGGAGATGGCGCCGTACCTGGTGACGAAGAACGCGTCGGTGATCACCAACAACACGTACGACCGCGCGTCGCACGGCACCGTCGGCGGCGACCTCAAGTACCGGGTGGCCAGCAACCTGACGCTCGACGCGACGATCAACCCGGATTTCGGGCAGGTCGAGGCCGATCCGGCGGTGCTGAACCTCACCGCGTACGAGTCGTTCTTCAACGAGCTGCGGCCGTTCTTCGTGGCGGGGCGCGGGCTGTTCCAGTTCAACGTCAACTGCAGCTCGGTCAACTGCAGCAACGAGGAGCTGTTCTACAGCCGCCGGATCGGGCGCACGCCCGAGCTGGCCGGCACCTACGGGGACACGACGCCGCTCCAGCCCACCACCATCCTGGGCGCGGCCAAGCTCACCGGCCGGCTGCCGGGCGGCCTCACGCTCGGCGTGCTGGACGCGGCGACCGAGCGGTCCAGCCTGGCGGGCGACACGACCACCGAGCCGGCCGCGAACTTCGCGGTGGTGAGGCTGCGGCAGGACCTCCGGAACGGCGGGGCCAGCATCGGCGGCATGGTGACCGCCGTGAACCGGGGCCTCGACCGGTTCACCTCGCCGTACATGGACCGGAGCGCCTACGTGGGCGCGGTGGACTTCCGCAACCGGCTGTTCAAGAACACGTACGAGATCTCGGGCTCGGTGGATGCGAGCCGGGTCGAGGGGACGCCGGCGGCCATCGCGGCCATCCAGACCGACGCGGTGCACTACTACCAGCGCCCCGACGCGGGCCTCCCGCTCGACACCACGCGCACCAGCCTCGCCGGCGACGCCGAGGAGCTGCACTTCAGCAAGGTGGGCGGCCAGCACGTGATGTTCGAGTCGGCCTACATGCGCCGCTCGGCCGGCTTCGAGCCCAACGACCTCGGCTACCTGCAGCGCGCCGACCAGCAGAGCTGGGCCACCTGGGCCGGGTACTTCGACCGGCACCAGCGCAGCTGGTACAACCGTCTCCAGTGGAACTTCAACTGGTGGCAGTACTGGACCACGAAGGGCCTGCCGCTCGAGGCCGCGGCCAACACGAACGTCCACATCACGCTCAAGAACAACATGACGGTCAACCTCGGCGGCACGTGGGGACAGCTGGGCACGACGTACGACGACCGCAGCGCGCGCGGCGGGCCGGCCATCCGGCAGGATCCCTACTTCGGGCCGTGGGGCGGCATCACGGGCGACGACCGGAAGTCGATCGTGCCGTACTTCTGGGTCAACTACTGGAAGGGCGACGCCGGCCGCAACGAATCGCTGAGCCTCCAACCCGAGGTCGACTTCAAGACCGCGGGCCGGTTCAGCAGCGCGCTGTCGCTGAACTGGAGCCGCAACGTCTACGACAATCAGTGGTACGGCAACTTCACCGACTCGCTGGCGGTGACGCACTACACCTTCGCCCACCTGCGCGAGACCACCACGGGCGTGACGCTGCGCCTCAACTACACCTTCACGCCCAGCATCTCGCTCCAGGTGTACGCGCAGCCGTTCATCGCCAAGGGCACGTACACGAACGTGCGCCAGCTCAGCGCCACGCCGCGCGCGGCGAGCTACGCCGACCGCTACGCGGCCTACGGCGACACGTCGGTCACCGGCAATCCGGGCGGGTTCAACTTCAAGGAATTCCAGTCCAACGTGGTGTTCCGCTGGGAGTACCGGCCGGGCTCGACGCTGTTCGTGGTGTGGAACGAAGGACGGCAGGGCTCGACGCCGCTCGAGGGCAGCAACAGCTACCAGGGCGACGTGCGCGACCTGTTCCGGCTGCACCCGATGAACACCTTCCTGGTGAAGATGTCGTACTGGCTGAACTGGTAAGCGCAGGGTGCAGGGTGTGAGAGTGTAGCCCGTCGCGGACTCCACACTCTCCACCCTGCACCCCACCGCCACTCCGTCGCGATCGCTCGCCGCAATTCAGACCGTCTTCGTCGACGATCCATCAAGCCACTCCAGGCGTGAAACTTGCCGGCCGTCGCGCGTCGTAGGGTGTCTCAGTCGGGGCACGCGGTTCGCTCGCACCTCAACGGTCGAGTACACGATGGTCGGCTTCCTGACGCTGCTCCTCATCCCGCAAGGCGCGATCGTGCCGCCGCAGGCTGCCGGCGGCGACTCGCTGCCGCCGGCGGCGGTGGCGGCAACGGCCACGACGGCGGTGGCGGTGGCGGCCGCGCGGCCGCCCGTGATCGACGGGAAGGACGACGACGCGGTGTGGCAACTCGCGCCGGCGATCACGCAGTTCAAGG
The Gemmatimonadales bacterium DNA segment above includes these coding regions:
- a CDS encoding type IV toxin-antitoxin system AbiEi family antitoxin domain-containing protein, producing the protein MADAETPRGGLGRTEREVLGLLAALGRPTVGAAHVMAAHPMSRSAANLLLSRLARKGWLRRVRRGAYGVVPLSSSAAEPPLEDPFEVAMQLFGPCYVSGWSAAEHWGLTEHHCPAVTVFSAKPQRRGMLEIGGVSYRVRRVRRDTIFGTTRVRAAPVPIEMADIHRTIIDVLDAPEMGGGGPHVIDIVEAYLERAEADPQVLLQYAVRLGRGTVFKRLGLAAEMAGRADEGWLLVCRDLLTAGVSLFDPAGELSGPIVSRWRIRLNIPLEPDDEGGPAADAGDAGTDGQPPA
- a CDS encoding alpha-L-fucosidase; the encoded protein is MDITRRSFVRGGAAALGAAALPLPSFLPYGGGPLGRPGALTRLLPTADDRRMAWWREARFGMFLHWGLYSILAGEWMGRTDYAEWIRNSAHIPLATYDRLVGRFNPVKFDADAWVGMAKDAGMKYVTITSKHHDGFCLFDNRLTDFCIRSTPYRHDIMALMADASRRAGLHQCWYHSIMDWHHPDWLPRRDWEAATRPVDGARFSRYVRYLHGSVEQLLKNYGEIGVMWFDGQWEQTWTHEMGKALYDECRRLEPGVIVNNRVEGWSQAPIAQELGDFRTPEQEIPATGLPGVDWESCITMNDHWGYCAADHNFKSVPALIGLLVETASKGGNLLLNIGPRADGTFPDESVERLAAIGRWMKANGDAIYGTTASLFARAPFRSTTRGNRIFVFVTDWPEVPPFPLPGLKTPIRSAYLLADPAKTPIPVPGGGPGAPQSLVLPRNAPDPVCSVVVLEFDGTPEVE
- a CDS encoding c-type cytochrome, which translates into the protein MRLAVAQLAAAPLVVVLLAAVAPPAARAQGRFPPDSLVNLKYFPRTIAVRDLIDSMRFFTFALGVRCQFCHVGREGMPLDSFNFRSDSLRTKRAARVMLDMVRHVNDEHLADVPERPEPHVVVTCVTCHRGVSRPFDLGTVLIQAARAAGVDSAIRAYRALRERYYGRAAYDFGEASLSAVAEGLVADRRFDDAVAVLRLNAQYFPSSPQIPTRLGEAFLAKGDTADAIASYRQALQADPRNPLAHRRLTQLGVAPN
- a CDS encoding MASE1 domain-containing protein — encoded protein: MIVLSRRTREAATYVALTALYFVAGRLGLLLAFGHPGATTVWPPAGLALAAFLLLGNRVWPAIYVGAFLVSLTHGGGFIPSLFIATGNTWEGLIGAYLLQRFANGRQAFDRSRDVLRYTFLVALGSTLIGATFTATSLTLAGAARWSSYYATWLTWWLGDASGDFVVAPLILLWARDYGIRWDTRRVIEAGMLGAFSVLVALVVFGRLFPTYEVDYPLSFLPMPVFIWAAFRFDRRGAAVSVAIVYVVAVIGTLRGYGPFAPFPWNHSLVYLQVFTCVSSVTALMLAAVVLERRQVEDQLRVLAVSDPLTGLSNYGHLVDVLEGEVQRSLRTERQFTVLFLDMDHLKMINDRYGHLVGSRALCRIAEVLRTACRSIDTAARYGGDEFALVLPESDEAAGQLVAARVAELLAADTRQPPVSVSTGIAAYPKDGTSAEALVAAADRMLYAAKHRARHQERSLSR
- a CDS encoding DUF5916 domain-containing protein, whose product is MLGVAALLTLGLSLQGPEKTTGRVDPPAAPPAAVVTATSAMAVRAARAPVIDGRDDDPVWATAPVISAFTDWQPTEGKTPRFRTEAKVAYDAANLYVFVRCFDPHPDSIIRILERRDTFTPSDMVWLFIDSYHDRRTGYEFGVNAAGVKIDQAISDGNNEDGAWDGVWDVATRIDSLGWTAEYRIPLSQLRFGTSREHTFGFTIDRDIYRYNERLSWPPFSQAKPDMVSQFGALTGLDDLQAPRRLEMAPYLVTKNASVITNNTYDRASHGTVGGDLKYRVASNLTLDATINPDFGQVEADPAVLNLTAYESFFNELRPFFVAGRGLFQFNVNCSSVNCSNEELFYSRRIGRTPELAGTYGDTTPLQPTTILGAAKLTGRLPGGLTLGVLDAATERSSLAGDTTTEPAANFAVVRLRQDLRNGGASIGGMVTAVNRGLDRFTSPYMDRSAYVGAVDFRNRLFKNTYEISGSVDASRVEGTPAAIAAIQTDAVHYYQRPDAGLPLDTTRTSLAGDAEELHFSKVGGQHVMFESAYMRRSAGFEPNDLGYLQRADQQSWATWAGYFDRHQRSWYNRLQWNFNWWQYWTTKGLPLEAAANTNVHITLKNNMTVNLGGTWGQLGTTYDDRSARGGPAIRQDPYFGPWGGITGDDRKSIVPYFWVNYWKGDAGRNESLSLQPEVDFKTAGRFSSALSLNWSRNVYDNQWYGNFTDSLAVTHYTFAHLRETTTGVTLRLNYTFTPSISLQVYAQPFIAKGTYTNVRQLSATPRAASYADRYAAYGDTSVTGNPGGFNFKEFQSNVVFRWEYRPGSTLFVVWNEGRQGSTPLEGSNSYQGDVRDLFRLHPMNTFLVKMSYWLNW